Proteins from a single region of Chloroherpeton thalassium ATCC 35110:
- a CDS encoding isocitrate dehydrogenase (NAD(+)), producing MFLMAQHKITLLPGDGIGPEITSAVLKIIKATGVSIEWEKFHAGKTAIEKFGEPLPRAILDSIKANKVALKAPITTEVGKGFKSVNVQLRKALGLYANLRPTKSIEGIRSRYTDIDLIIVRENTESLYTGIENEITPGVVQALKVITRTASLRIAHFAFETARQRGRKKVTAVHKANIMKLSDGLFLDCCREVAKNYPDIEYNEIIVDNCAMQLVMNPHRFDVLVMENFYGDVLSDLCAGLVGGLGVVPGANLGEDACVFEAVHGSAPDIAGKGLANPTALLLSAVMMLEHIGEKPAADAIIKAVHQVYREGKALTKDMGGHASTEEFTAEIIRKIG from the coding sequence TCACTTCAGCCGTTTTGAAAATCATCAAAGCCACTGGCGTTTCAATCGAGTGGGAAAAATTCCACGCAGGCAAAACGGCCATTGAAAAATTTGGCGAACCCCTACCGCGCGCCATCTTGGATTCCATCAAAGCAAACAAAGTTGCGCTCAAAGCGCCAATTACCACCGAAGTCGGCAAAGGCTTCAAGTCGGTGAATGTGCAACTTCGCAAAGCGCTGGGACTTTATGCAAACCTTCGCCCTACGAAAAGCATTGAAGGAATTCGCTCGCGCTATACCGACATTGACCTTATCATTGTTCGTGAAAATACCGAGAGTCTTTATACGGGCATCGAAAACGAGATTACGCCGGGCGTCGTGCAAGCCTTGAAGGTTATCACGCGAACCGCCTCACTGCGAATTGCTCATTTCGCCTTTGAAACTGCTCGGCAACGCGGACGCAAAAAAGTGACCGCTGTTCACAAAGCCAACATCATGAAACTCTCGGACGGGCTGTTTTTGGACTGCTGCCGCGAAGTCGCCAAAAATTATCCCGACATCGAATACAATGAAATTATTGTGGATAACTGCGCCATGCAGCTTGTGATGAATCCGCATCGTTTTGATGTATTGGTGATGGAAAATTTCTACGGCGACGTGTTATCAGATTTGTGCGCGGGACTGGTTGGCGGACTTGGCGTAGTGCCAGGTGCAAACCTCGGGGAAGATGCGTGCGTTTTCGAAGCGGTGCACGGCTCAGCACCCGACATTGCAGGAAAAGGACTTGCAAACCCAACCGCCCTCTTACTTTCCGCTGTGATGATGCTGGAACACATCGGCGAAAAGCCAGCAGCGGACGCGATTATCAAAGCGGTTCATCAAGTCTATCGTGAAGGTAAAGCCTTAACAAAAGATATGGGCGGACACGCCTCGACAGAGGAATTCACAGCGGAAATCATCCGAAAAATAGGTTAA